One genomic window of Streptomyces sp. WP-1 includes the following:
- the ctaD gene encoding cytochrome c oxidase subunit I produces the protein MSILNEPQGAAAAEGSYVDELPVRRKQPGNSVVKWLTTTDHKTIGTMYLVTSFAFFLIGGVMALLMRAELARPGLQIMTNEQFNQAFTMHGTIMLLMFATPLFAGFANWIMPLQIGAPDVAFPRLNMFAYWLYLFGSMIAVGGFLTPEGAADFGWFAYSPLSDAVRSPGAGADMWIMGLAMSGFGTILGSVNFITTIICMRAPGMTMFRMPIFVWNVLLTGVLVLLAFPVLAAALFALEADRKFGAHVFDAANGGALLWQHLFWFFGHPEVYIIALPFFGIISEVIPVFSRKPMFGYMGLIAATISIAGLSVTVWAHHMYVTGGVLLPFFSFMTFLIAVPTGVKFFNWIGTMWKGSLSFETPMLWATGFLITFTFGGLTGVILAAPPMDFHVSDSYFVVAHFHYVVFGTVVFAMFSGFHFWWPKFTGKMLDERLGKITFWTLFIGFHTTFLVQHWLGAEGMPRRYADYLAADGFTALNTVSTIGSFVLGLSILPFLYNVWKTAKYGKPVGVDDPWGYGRSLEWATSCPPPRHNFTTLPRIRSESPAFDLHHPEIAALEQLEYAGHAPAVADSKEAGK, from the coding sequence GTGAGCATCCTCAACGAACCCCAGGGTGCCGCGGCCGCTGAAGGCTCGTACGTGGACGAGCTGCCGGTTCGGCGCAAGCAGCCCGGCAATTCCGTGGTGAAGTGGCTGACGACCACCGACCACAAGACGATCGGGACGATGTACCTCGTCACGTCGTTCGCGTTCTTCCTGATCGGCGGCGTCATGGCGCTGCTCATGCGTGCCGAGCTGGCCCGTCCGGGCCTGCAGATCATGACGAACGAGCAGTTCAACCAGGCGTTCACGATGCACGGCACGATCATGCTGCTGATGTTCGCGACGCCGCTGTTCGCGGGCTTCGCGAACTGGATCATGCCGCTCCAGATCGGCGCGCCCGACGTGGCGTTCCCGCGGCTGAACATGTTCGCCTACTGGCTGTACCTGTTCGGCTCGATGATCGCGGTGGGTGGCTTCCTCACCCCCGAGGGCGCGGCCGACTTCGGCTGGTTCGCCTACTCCCCGCTGTCGGACGCGGTCCGCTCGCCGGGCGCCGGCGCCGACATGTGGATCATGGGTCTGGCCATGTCCGGCTTCGGCACCATCCTCGGCTCGGTCAACTTCATCACCACGATCATCTGCATGCGCGCGCCCGGCATGACGATGTTCCGTATGCCGATCTTCGTGTGGAACGTGCTGCTGACCGGTGTGCTGGTCCTGCTGGCCTTCCCGGTGCTCGCCGCCGCGCTGTTCGCCCTGGAGGCGGACCGTAAATTCGGTGCGCATGTCTTCGACGCGGCAAATGGCGGCGCGTTGCTGTGGCAACACCTCTTCTGGTTCTTCGGACACCCAGAGGTGTACATCATCGCCCTGCCGTTCTTCGGCATCATCTCCGAGGTCATCCCGGTCTTCTCCCGCAAGCCGATGTTCGGCTACATGGGCCTGATCGCGGCGACGATCTCCATCGCGGGTCTGTCCGTGACGGTGTGGGCGCACCACATGTACGTCACCGGCGGTGTGCTGCTGCCGTTCTTCTCCTTCATGACCTTCCTGATCGCGGTGCCGACCGGTGTGAAGTTCTTCAACTGGATCGGCACCATGTGGAAGGGCTCGCTGTCCTTCGAGACGCCGATGCTCTGGGCGACCGGCTTCCTGATCACCTTCACGTTCGGTGGTCTGACCGGTGTCATCCTGGCCGCGCCGCCGATGGACTTCCACGTCTCGGACTCGTACTTCGTGGTGGCCCACTTCCACTACGTGGTCTTCGGTACGGTCGTGTTCGCGATGTTCTCCGGCTTCCACTTCTGGTGGCCGAAGTTCACCGGCAAGATGCTGGACGAGCGCCTCGGCAAGATCACGTTCTGGACGCTGTTCATCGGCTTCCACACGACCTTCCTCGTCCAGCACTGGCTGGGCGCCGAGGGCATGCCGCGCCGGTACGCCGACTACCTGGCGGCCGACGGCTTCACCGCGCTGAACACGGTCTCCACCATCGGTTCGTTCGTGCTCGGCCTGTCGATCCTGCCGTTCCTCTACAACGTCTGGAAGACGGCCAAGTACGGCAAGCCGGTCGGCGTGGACGACCCGTGGGGCTACGGCCGCTCGCTGGAGTGGGCGACCTCCTGCCCGCCGCCGCGGCACAACTTCACCACCCTGCCGCGGATCCGCAGCGAATCCCCGGCGTTCGACCTGCACCACCCCGAGATCGCCGCGCTCGAGCAGCTCGAGTACGCCGGTCACGCGCCTGCCGTCGCGGACAGCAAGGAGGCCGGCAAGTGA
- a CDS encoding c-type cytochrome: MKKLSARRRHPLAAVVVLLLALAATGGLYTAFAPAGKAQADAGSQSLTIKEGKKLFEVGCASCHGTGGQGSSDGPSLVGVGAAAVDFQVGTGRMPAATSQGAQVPRKKTVYNQTQIDQLAAYIASLGAGPVVPTKQQYGPDGADIAKGGELFRTNCAQCHNFTGKGGALTKGKFAPTLEGVDPKHIYEAMQTGPQNMPSFPDTTMSSQNKKDIIAYLHAIDSSETTNPGGLELGGLGPVSEGLFAWIFGLGALIAVAVWVAARTAKAKKS, encoded by the coding sequence GTGAAAAAGCTCTCCGCACGACGACGCCATCCGCTGGCGGCGGTCGTCGTCCTACTCCTCGCGCTGGCGGCCACGGGGGGGCTGTACACCGCGTTCGCGCCCGCGGGCAAGGCGCAGGCCGACGCAGGCTCCCAGTCCCTGACCATCAAGGAGGGTAAGAAGCTCTTCGAGGTCGGCTGCGCCAGCTGCCACGGCACCGGTGGGCAGGGCTCCTCCGACGGTCCGAGCCTGGTCGGCGTGGGCGCTGCGGCCGTCGACTTCCAGGTCGGCACCGGCCGTATGCCGGCCGCGACCTCGCAGGGCGCCCAGGTCCCGCGCAAGAAGACCGTGTACAACCAGACCCAGATCGACCAGCTCGCCGCGTACATCGCGTCGCTGGGCGCCGGTCCGGTGGTGCCGACCAAGCAGCAGTACGGTCCGGACGGCGCGGACATCGCCAAGGGTGGCGAGCTGTTCCGCACCAACTGCGCGCAGTGCCACAACTTCACCGGCAAGGGTGGTGCCCTCACCAAGGGCAAGTTCGCCCCCACGCTGGAGGGCGTCGACCCGAAGCACATCTACGAGGCCATGCAGACCGGCCCGCAGAACATGCCGTCCTTCCCGGACACCACGATGTCCTCCCAGAACAAGAAGGACATCATCGCGTACCTGCACGCGATCGACAGCAGCGAGACGACGAACCCGGGCGGTCTGGAGCTGGGCGGCCTCGGGCCGGTCAGTGAGGGCCTGTTCGCCTGGATCTTCGGTCTCGGCGCGCTGATCGCCGTCGCCGTCTGGGTCGCCGCTCGGACCGCAAAGGCCAAGAAGTCATGA
- a CDS encoding cytochrome c oxidase subunit 4, translated as MKIQGRMFIWLSFFILIMAVVYGVWSKEPAGTTALFLAFGLSIMIGFYLGFTARRVDAGAQDDKEADVADDAGELGFFSPHSWQPLMLGFGGAIAFLSIAVGWWLIYFSAPFIVIGLFGWVFEYYHGENRTQ; from the coding sequence GTGAAGATCCAGGGCCGGATGTTCATCTGGCTGAGCTTCTTCATCCTGATCATGGCCGTCGTGTACGGCGTGTGGTCGAAGGAGCCGGCCGGCACCACGGCGCTCTTCCTGGCCTTCGGCCTGTCGATCATGATCGGCTTCTACCTGGGCTTCACCGCCCGCCGGGTGGACGCCGGTGCGCAGGACGACAAGGAGGCCGATGTCGCGGACGACGCGGGCGAGCTGGGCTTCTTCAGCCCGCACAGCTGGCAGCCGCTCATGCTGGGCTTCGGCGGTGCGATCGCCTTCCTCAGCATCGCGGTCGGCTGGTGGCTGATCTACTTCTCGGCGCCGTTCATCGTGATCGGTCTGTTCGGCTGGGTGTTCGAGTACTACCACGGTGAGAACCGCACCCAGTAA
- the coxB gene encoding cytochrome c oxidase subunit II, which produces MSPNGSDRSPRRPMRRKLLQALTAGLVLATATGCTYKDFPRLGMPTPTTEEAPRILSLWQGSWAAALAVGVLVWGLILWSAMFHRRSRTKVEVPPQTRYNMPIEALYTVVPIIIISVLFYFTARDETKLLSLDKKPDVTVNVVGFQWSWGFNYIENVPGVSGDAKTDTNLSAIPDRFKAAFPANAGGVYDVGTPGTRNPQTGNPGPTLWLPKGKTVRFVLTSRDVIHSFWVVPFLMKQDVIPGHTNAFQVTPNKEGTFLGKCAELCGVDHSRMLFNVKVVSPAAYEQHLKDLAKKGQTGYIPAGIAQTSHEKNRETNNL; this is translated from the coding sequence GTGAGTCCCAACGGCTCCGACCGCTCGCCGCGGCGCCCGATGCGGCGGAAGCTGCTGCAGGCACTGACCGCGGGCCTGGTCCTGGCGACCGCAACCGGTTGCACATACAAGGACTTCCCCCGCCTTGGCATGCCCACCCCGACCACGGAAGAGGCTCCGCGGATCCTCTCCCTGTGGCAGGGCTCCTGGGCTGCCGCGCTCGCCGTCGGCGTGCTGGTGTGGGGCCTGATCCTGTGGAGCGCCATGTTCCACCGGCGCAGCCGCACCAAGGTCGAGGTACCTCCGCAGACCCGGTACAACATGCCGATCGAGGCCCTGTACACGGTGGTCCCGATCATCATCATCTCGGTGCTGTTCTACTTCACGGCCCGGGACGAGACGAAGCTCCTGAGCCTCGACAAGAAGCCCGATGTCACGGTCAACGTGGTCGGCTTCCAGTGGAGCTGGGGCTTCAACTACATCGAGAACGTCCCCGGTGTCTCGGGTGACGCGAAGACGGACACCAACCTGTCCGCGATCCCCGACCGGTTCAAGGCCGCCTTCCCGGCGAACGCCGGCGGCGTCTACGACGTCGGCACCCCGGGCACGCGCAACCCGCAGACCGGCAACCCTGGTCCGACGCTCTGGCTCCCCAAGGGCAAGACGGTCCGCTTCGTCCTGACCTCGCGTGACGTCATCCACTCCTTCTGGGTGGTGCCGTTCCTCATGAAGCAGGACGTCATCCCGGGCCACACCAATGCCTTCCAGGTGACCCCCAACAAGGAGGGCACCTTCCTCGGCAAGTGCGCCGAGCTCTGCGGCGTCGACCACTCCCGGATGCTGTTCAACGTGAAGGTCGTCTCCCCGGCGGCGTACGAGCAGCACCTCAAGGACCTCGCCAAGAAGGGGCAGACCGGTTACATTCCCGCCGGCATCGCGCAGACGAGCCACGAGAAGAACCGGGAGACGAACAACCTGTGA
- a CDS encoding ubiquinol-cytochrome c reductase iron-sulfur subunit, which yields MSSQDIPEENLPAEQDHAHGAVAVADEENPFADPGMPPHEHRIQDIDERAARRSERMVALLFTISMLATVGFIVSYVTIPHDKNIFVFPIGHISALNFALGLTLGVALFCIGAGAVHWARTLMSDVEVADDRHAIAASPEVRAKVHADFRQGAKESALGRRKLIRNTMFGALALVPLSGVMLLRDLGPLPGTSLRHTLWAKGKRLVNMNTNQPLRPEDIAVGSLTFAKPDGLEETDEEFQDELAKAALMIVRLQPDNIKDKRELDWSHEGVVAFSKICTHVGCPISLYEQQTHHVLCPCHQSTFDLSDGARVIFGPAGHALPQLRIGVDSEGYLQALGDFEEPVGPAFWERG from the coding sequence ATGAGTAGCCAAGACATTCCAGAAGAGAACCTGCCCGCTGAGCAGGACCACGCGCACGGCGCGGTAGCGGTCGCGGACGAGGAGAACCCGTTCGCCGACCCGGGGATGCCGCCCCACGAGCACCGCATCCAGGACATCGACGAGCGGGCCGCCAGGCGGTCCGAGCGTATGGTCGCCCTGCTGTTCACGATCTCGATGCTGGCCACCGTCGGCTTCATCGTGTCGTACGTGACGATCCCGCACGACAAGAACATCTTCGTGTTCCCGATCGGGCACATCAGCGCGCTGAACTTCGCGCTGGGCCTGACCCTGGGCGTGGCGCTGTTCTGCATCGGCGCGGGCGCGGTCCACTGGGCCCGCACCCTGATGTCCGACGTCGAGGTCGCCGACGACCGGCACGCGATCGCGGCCTCTCCCGAGGTCCGGGCGAAGGTCCACGCGGACTTCCGCCAGGGCGCGAAGGAGTCGGCGCTCGGCCGCCGCAAGCTGATCCGCAACACGATGTTCGGCGCGCTGGCCCTGGTGCCGCTCTCCGGCGTCATGCTGCTGCGCGACCTCGGTCCGCTGCCCGGCACCTCGCTGCGGCACACCCTGTGGGCCAAGGGCAAGCGCCTGGTCAACATGAACACCAACCAGCCGCTGCGTCCCGAGGACATCGCCGTCGGCTCCCTCACCTTCGCCAAGCCGGACGGCCTGGAGGAGACGGACGAGGAGTTCCAGGACGAGCTGGCCAAGGCCGCGCTGATGATCGTCCGGCTCCAGCCGGACAACATCAAGGACAAGCGCGAGCTCGACTGGTCGCACGAGGGCGTCGTCGCGTTCTCCAAGATCTGCACCCACGTCGGGTGCCCGATCTCGCTGTACGAGCAGCAGACGCACCACGTGCTGTGCCCGTGCCACCAGTCCACCTTCGACCTCTCCGACGGCGCCCGAGTGATCTTCGGCCCCGCCGGCCACGCCCTGCCGCAGCTGCGCATCGGTGTGGACAGTGAGGGTTACCTCCAGGCGCTCGGCGACTTCGAGGAGCCCGTCGGTCCTGCATTCTGGGAGCGCGGATGA
- a CDS encoding response regulator transcription factor yields MQPTATVLVYSDDSNTREQVRLATGRRPAPDVPPVEFVECATPAAVLRELDRGGIDLCVLDGEAVPMGGMGVCRQIKDEVFRCPPVLLLIGRPQDAWLATWSRADAAVTLPVDPVEFAASLAALLRRQRLVSA; encoded by the coding sequence ATGCAGCCGACCGCCACCGTGCTGGTCTACAGCGACGACTCCAACACCCGCGAGCAAGTACGGCTGGCCACCGGGCGGCGTCCCGCCCCGGACGTGCCCCCAGTGGAGTTCGTGGAGTGCGCCACGCCCGCGGCGGTGCTGCGCGAGCTGGACCGCGGGGGCATCGATCTCTGCGTGCTCGACGGCGAGGCCGTCCCGATGGGCGGCATGGGGGTGTGCCGGCAGATCAAGGACGAGGTGTTCCGGTGCCCGCCCGTGCTGCTGCTCATCGGCCGCCCCCAGGACGCCTGGCTGGCCACGTGGAGCCGTGCGGACGCCGCGGTGACCCTGCCGGTGGACCCGGTGGAGTTCGCCGCCTCGCTGGCCGCCCTGCTGCGCCGGCAGCGGCTTGTGAGCGCCTAG
- a CDS encoding heme-copper oxidase subunit III — protein sequence MSVVATATTVETGHAHPSVNRPNLTSVGTIIWLSSELMFFAALFAMYFTLRSVTGPAHWKHMASSLNVPFSATNTTILVLSSLTCQLGVFAAERGDVKKLRGWFILTFIMGAIFIGGQIYEYTSLVKEDGLSLSSDPYGSVFYLTTGFHGLHVTGGLIAFLLVLGRTYMAKRFTHEQATAAIVVSYYWHFVDVVWIGLFATIYLIK from the coding sequence ATGTCGGTCGTGGCGACAGCAACGACAGTAGAAACCGGGCACGCGCACCCGTCGGTCAACCGGCCGAACCTCACCAGCGTCGGAACCATCATCTGGCTGAGTTCCGAGCTGATGTTCTTCGCGGCCCTCTTCGCGATGTACTTCACCCTCCGGTCGGTGACCGGACCGGCTCACTGGAAGCACATGGCTTCAAGCCTCAATGTGCCTTTCTCCGCGACGAACACCACGATCCTGGTGCTCTCGTCGCTCACCTGTCAGCTCGGCGTGTTCGCGGCCGAGCGGGGCGATGTGAAGAAGCTCCGTGGCTGGTTCATCCTCACCTTCATCATGGGTGCGATCTTCATCGGCGGTCAGATCTACGAGTACACGAGCCTGGTGAAGGAGGACGGCCTCTCGCTCTCCTCCGACCCGTACGGCTCGGTGTTCTACCTGACCACCGGCTTCCACGGCCTGCATGTGACGGGCGGTCTCATCGCCTTCCTGCTGGTCCTCGGCCGCACCTACATGGCCAAGAGGTTCACCCACGAGCAGGCGACGGCCGCCATCGTCGTGTCCTACTACTGGCACTTCGTCGATGTCGTCTGGATCGGCCTCTTCGCCACGATCTATTTGATCAAGTAG
- the trpD gene encoding anthranilate phosphoribosyltransferase, with amino-acid sequence MSAVTPAGGDTAAARSWPALLNGLLTGQNLSADDTAWAMDLIMRGEATDAQIAGFMVALRAKGETVEEISGLVRTMYEHANVIEVPGPAVDIVGTGGDGAKTVNISTMSSIVVAGTGAKVVKHGNRAASSASGSSDVLEKLGINLQLTPKRVAEVAEEAGITICFAVKFHPSLRHVAAARGQLGIRTTFNVLGPLTNPAKVRAQAVGVADLRMAPVVAGVFAERGNSALVFRGDDGLDELTVTATSRVWVVRDGKVCEEVFDPRDVGIGLVPVEALRGADAAYNAEVARRVLDGERGAVRDAVLLNSAAALAALEPTDAPLTEQLRAGMARAAESIDSGAAKRTLERWVAASNA; translated from the coding sequence ATGAGCGCTGTGACCCCCGCCGGAGGCGACACCGCGGCGGCCCGCTCCTGGCCCGCCCTGCTGAACGGCCTGCTGACCGGCCAGAACCTGTCCGCGGACGACACCGCCTGGGCGATGGACCTGATCATGCGGGGCGAGGCGACCGACGCCCAGATCGCCGGGTTCATGGTGGCGCTGCGCGCCAAGGGCGAGACCGTCGAGGAGATCTCCGGTCTCGTGCGCACCATGTACGAGCACGCGAACGTGATCGAGGTGCCGGGCCCGGCCGTGGACATCGTGGGCACCGGCGGCGACGGCGCCAAGACGGTGAACATCTCCACCATGTCCTCGATCGTGGTCGCGGGCACCGGCGCCAAGGTCGTCAAGCACGGCAACCGCGCCGCCTCCTCCGCCTCCGGCTCCTCCGACGTCCTGGAGAAGCTGGGCATCAACCTCCAGCTGACCCCGAAGCGGGTCGCCGAGGTCGCCGAGGAGGCCGGCATCACCATCTGCTTCGCGGTGAAGTTCCACCCCTCGCTGCGTCATGTCGCCGCCGCCCGCGGCCAGCTGGGCATCCGTACGACCTTCAATGTGCTCGGCCCGCTGACCAACCCGGCGAAGGTGCGTGCCCAGGCGGTGGGCGTCGCCGACCTCCGGATGGCGCCCGTGGTGGCCGGTGTCTTCGCCGAGCGCGGCAACTCCGCGCTGGTCTTCCGCGGTGACGACGGCCTGGACGAGCTGACCGTCACCGCCACCTCCCGGGTGTGGGTGGTGCGCGACGGGAAGGTCTGCGAGGAGGTCTTCGACCCGCGGGACGTCGGCATCGGGCTGGTCCCCGTGGAGGCCCTGCGCGGCGCGGACGCGGCCTACAACGCGGAGGTCGCCCGCCGGGTGCTGGACGGCGAGCGGGGGGCCGTACGGGACGCGGTGCTGCTGAACTCGGCGGCGGCCCTCGCGGCCCTGGAGCCGACCGACGCCCCGCTCACCGAGCAGCTGCGCGCCGGGATGGCGCGGGCCGCCGAGTCCATCGACTCGGGCGCGGCGAAGCGGACGCTGGAGCGCTGGGTGGCCGCCAGCAACGCCTGA
- a CDS encoding cytochrome bc complex cytochrome b subunit yields MSTAANDTSRARGKAPAGERIADWADGRLGIYSLAKANMRKIFPDHWSFMLGEVCMYSFIIIILTGVYLTLFFHPSMNEVVYHGSYVPLQGQMMSEAFNSTLHISFDVRGGLLVRQIHHWAALIFLAGMFVHMMRVFFTGAFRKPREINWLFGFLLFVLGMFTGFTGYSLPDDLLSGTGVRFTEGAILSMPIVGTYISYFLFGGQFPGHDFVGRFYSIHILLLPGIMLGLMVAHLILVFYHKHTQFAGPGKTNNNVVGMPLLPVYMAKAGGFFFLVFGVIAAIAAVAQINPIWAMGPYRPDQVSTGAQPDWYMGFAEGLIRFMPGWEINFWGHTLVLGVFIPLVLFGVVLGAMAAYPFIESWITGDKSEHHILDRPRNAPTRTGLGVAWVTMYMITLVGGGNDLWATHFHLSINAVTWFVRIFFFVGPVIAFIATKRICLGLQRRDREKVLHGRETGIIKRLPHGEFIEVHEPLSQEQLHTLTAHTQYAPAEIGPAVDENGVERKVTASEKLRAKLSNAYYGEDNQIPKPTSEEYKEITSGHGHH; encoded by the coding sequence ATGAGTACTGCAGCGAACGACACCTCCCGCGCACGCGGGAAGGCACCGGCCGGCGAGCGCATCGCCGACTGGGCCGACGGCCGGCTCGGGATCTACTCCCTGGCCAAGGCCAACATGCGCAAGATCTTCCCCGACCACTGGTCGTTCATGTTGGGCGAAGTGTGCATGTACAGCTTCATCATCATCATCCTGACGGGTGTCTATCTGACACTGTTCTTCCACCCGTCGATGAACGAGGTCGTGTACCACGGCAGCTATGTCCCGCTCCAGGGGCAGATGATGTCGGAGGCGTTCAACTCGACCCTGCACATCTCCTTCGATGTGCGCGGTGGTCTGCTCGTCCGGCAGATCCACCACTGGGCCGCGCTGATCTTCCTCGCCGGCATGTTCGTGCACATGATGCGTGTGTTCTTCACCGGCGCGTTCCGCAAGCCGCGTGAGATCAACTGGCTGTTCGGCTTCCTGCTGTTCGTCCTCGGCATGTTCACCGGTTTCACCGGTTACTCGCTCCCGGACGACCTGCTCTCCGGCACCGGTGTGCGCTTCACCGAGGGTGCGATCCTGTCCATGCCGATCGTCGGCACGTACATCTCGTACTTCCTCTTCGGTGGTCAGTTCCCCGGCCACGACTTCGTCGGCCGGTTCTACTCGATCCACATCCTGCTGCTGCCGGGCATCATGCTCGGCCTGATGGTGGCGCACCTGATCCTGGTCTTCTACCACAAGCACACGCAGTTCGCGGGTCCGGGCAAGACCAACAACAACGTCGTCGGCATGCCGCTGCTGCCGGTCTACATGGCCAAGGCCGGAGGCTTCTTCTTCCTGGTCTTCGGTGTCATCGCGGCCATCGCCGCGGTCGCGCAGATCAACCCGATCTGGGCCATGGGCCCCTACCGTCCGGACCAGGTGTCCACCGGCGCCCAGCCCGACTGGTACATGGGCTTCGCCGAGGGTCTGATCCGCTTCATGCCGGGCTGGGAGATCAACTTCTGGGGCCACACCCTGGTCCTGGGCGTGTTCATCCCGCTGGTGCTCTTCGGTGTGGTGCTGGGCGCGATGGCGGCCTACCCGTTCATCGAGTCCTGGATCACCGGCGACAAGAGCGAGCACCACATCCTGGACCGCCCGCGCAACGCCCCGACCCGTACGGGTCTCGGTGTCGCCTGGGTGACGATGTACATGATCACGCTGGTCGGTGGTGGCAACGACCTGTGGGCCACCCACTTCCACCTGTCGATCAACGCCGTGACCTGGTTCGTGCGGATCTTCTTCTTCGTCGGTCCGGTCATCGCGTTCATCGCCACCAAGCGGATCTGCCTCGGCCTCCAGCGCCGCGACCGCGAGAAGGTGCTGCACGGTCGCGAGACCGGCATCATCAAGCGGCTGCCGCACGGTGAGTTCATCGAGGTGCACGAGCCGCTCAGCCAGGAGCAGCTGCACACGCTCACCGCCCACACGCAGTACGCGCCGGCCGAGATCGGCCCCGCGGTCGACGAGAACGGTGTCGAGCGCAAGGTGACGGCGTCCGAGAAGCTCCGGGCGAAGCTGTCCAACGCCTACTACGGCGAGGACAACCAGATCCCGAAGCCGACCTCCGAGGAGTACAAGGAGATCACGAGCGGCCACGGCCACCACTGA
- a CDS encoding Ig-like domain-containing protein produces the protein MNHIPRTRTVVSCVVLVTALGAGITACGSEGDPLSATPYDAAGLISFNAPTGAGKRADPDKPLEVSVKDEGRITDVTAQDSTGRFVAGELSADGSRWHSTSPLAANAHYKVTVSTEDDDGAPGRKVLSFDTTQPAAKKQLGVAFGPKAGEYGVGQIITAQLSEDVADKAQRAVVERALRVDSVPAVPGSWYWVSGKELHYRPKEYWPAHATILVHSNLDGVKIGDRLWGGKTQPVKLTTGDRVEAVTDASAHEMTVFKDGAVINSIPVTTGKPGFETRNGVKVVLEKQYFVRMRGTTVGIAEGSRDNYDLPVYYATRVTWSGEYVHAAPWSVGSQGYANVSHGCTGMSTANARWFFDTVHEGDIVRVVNSNGRPMEPFGNGFGDWNVTWKKWRDGSALTGTQTGGQSSPDTVRLQPAAV, from the coding sequence ATGAATCACATTCCGCGGACCCGTACCGTCGTCAGCTGTGTCGTGCTGGTGACCGCCCTGGGCGCGGGCATCACCGCCTGCGGTTCGGAGGGCGACCCCCTGTCCGCCACGCCGTACGACGCAGCGGGCCTGATCTCCTTCAACGCCCCCACCGGGGCGGGCAAACGGGCCGACCCGGACAAGCCCCTGGAGGTCAGCGTCAAGGACGAGGGCCGCATCACCGACGTGACCGCCCAGGACTCCACAGGACGCTTTGTGGCGGGCGAACTCAGCGCCGACGGCAGTCGGTGGCACAGCACCTCCCCGCTGGCCGCGAACGCCCATTACAAGGTCACGGTGAGCACCGAGGACGACGACGGGGCACCCGGCCGCAAGGTCCTCAGCTTCGACACCACCCAGCCGGCCGCCAAGAAGCAGCTGGGCGTCGCCTTCGGGCCGAAGGCGGGCGAGTACGGAGTCGGGCAGATCATCACCGCCCAACTCAGCGAGGACGTCGCCGACAAGGCGCAGCGGGCCGTCGTGGAGCGCGCCCTGCGGGTGGACTCCGTGCCCGCCGTGCCCGGCTCCTGGTACTGGGTGAGCGGCAAGGAGCTCCACTACCGGCCCAAGGAGTACTGGCCCGCCCACGCCACGATCCTGGTGCACAGCAACCTGGACGGCGTGAAGATCGGCGACCGGCTCTGGGGCGGCAAGACGCAGCCGGTGAAGCTCACCACGGGCGACCGCGTCGAGGCCGTCACGGACGCCTCCGCGCACGAGATGACGGTGTTCAAGGACGGCGCCGTGATCAACAGCATCCCGGTCACCACGGGCAAGCCCGGCTTCGAGACCCGCAACGGCGTCAAGGTGGTCCTGGAGAAGCAGTACTTCGTACGCATGCGCGGCACCACCGTCGGTATCGCCGAGGGCAGCCGGGACAACTACGACCTGCCGGTGTACTACGCCACCCGGGTCACCTGGTCCGGCGAATACGTGCACGCGGCGCCCTGGTCGGTGGGCTCACAGGGCTACGCCAACGTCAGCCACGGCTGCACCGGCATGAGTACGGCCAACGCGCGGTGGTTCTTCGACACCGTCCACGAGGGTGACATCGTCCGGGTCGTCAACTCCAACGGCCGTCCGATGGAACCGTTCGGCAACGGCTTCGGCGACTGGAACGTCACCTGGAAGAAGTGGCGCGACGGCTCCGCCTTGACGGGCACCCAGACCGGCGGCCAGTCCTCCCCGGACACGGTCCGGCTCCAGCCAGCGGCCGTGTGA